A single window of Salmo salar chromosome ssa21, Ssal_v3.1, whole genome shotgun sequence DNA harbors:
- the zgc:162780 gene encoding uncharacterized protein LOC100196347: MAHRLFEGKEHATSYWKYRVSPSAQLIEEVMSFLKKKRGVQPCDLAVDVGCGSGQGTVLLAPHFSSVVGTDISPAQLEVAQEHTTAPNISYRQCQAEELPFADSSVDLVTAMSAFHWFDRPRFLQEAHRILKAKGCLALLNYTMDMELDYGDCSHTLNTVCKEFYAALLPHRNPCLGPCSVALYKQSYGSIPYTEKEWQECMWVKKSMTLSNYMGMIESFSSYQALLKKDPEEASRLSTDITHRLLAVMGVTSPETELVVGVRYFFLLACKPEDKLLIDD; the protein is encoded by the exons ATGGCCCATCGTCTGTTTGAAGGTAAGGAGCATGCTACCTCCTACTGGAAGTACAGGGTCTCTCCCTCAGCTCAGCTCATTGAAGAAGTCATGTCCTTCCTAAAGAAAAAG AGGGGCGTGCAGCCCTGTGACCTGGCAGTAGACGTAGGCTGTGGGTCGGGTCAAGGGACCGTGCTCCTGGCCCCTCACTTCTCCTCAGTGGTGGGGACTGACATCAGCCCTGCCCAGCTGGAGGTGGCCCAGGAGCACACCACCGCCCCTAACATCTCCTACAG aCAGTGCCAGGCTGAGGAGCTGCCGTTTGCAGACAGCTCAGTGGACCTGGTGACGGCCATGTCTGCCTTCCACTGGTTTGACCGGCCGCGGTTCCTCCAGGAAGCCCACAGGATCCTGAAGGCTAAAGGTTGCCTGGCTCTACTCAACTACACCATGGATATGGAGCTTGACTATGGAGACTGCTCCCACACACTCAACACAGTCTGCAAAGAG TTTTATGCTGCACTCCTGCCACATCGTAATCCCTGCCTGGGCCCTTGCTCTGTTGCTCTTTACAAACAGTCCTACGGTTCCATCCCTTACACAGAGAAAGAGTG GCAGGAGTGTATGTGGGTGAAGAAGTCCATGACTCTGTCCAACTACATGGGTATGATAGAGTCCTTTTCCAGCTACCAGGCTCTACTAAAGAAAGACCCGGAGGAAGCCAGCAGACTGTCAACTGACATCACCCACAG gCTGTTGGCTGTGATGGGGGTGACCTCACCAGAGACTGAGCTTGTGGTTGGAGTAAGGTATTTCTTCCTGCTGGCCTGCAAGCCAGAGGACAAGCTACTGATCGATGACTGA